In Rhinatrema bivittatum chromosome 11, aRhiBiv1.1, whole genome shotgun sequence, a single window of DNA contains:
- the DDT gene encoding D-dopachrome decarboxylase: MPFLDLETNLPSQQIPEGFAKKLCKAAASILGKPEERVNVTVKSDLTMVIGGSTEPCAQLLVSSIGVVGTAEQNKGHSARFFELLSPELNLGYDRIVIRYYPLEPWQIGKNGTVQT, translated from the exons ATGCCCTTCCTAGACCTTGAGACCAACCTTCCGTCCCAGCAGATCCCCGAGGGCTTCGCGAAGAAGCTGTGCAAGGCTGCAGCCTCGATCTTAGGGAAGCCCGAGGAG AGAGTGAATGTGACTGTgaagagtgatctgaccatggtgaTTGGAGGCTCCACAGAACCCTGTGCGCAACTGCTCGTATCctctattggtgtggtaggaacaGCGGAGCAGAACAAGGGCCACAGTGCCAGATTCTTTGAGTTGCTGAGTCCCGAGCTGAACCTCGGCTATGACAG GATTGTCATTCGCTATTACCCTCTGGAGCCCTGGCAGATTGGAAAGAATGGAACTGTTCAGACATAA